GGGGAGATACAACTCTTCATCATTCAACACTTACTCCATAAATTGGATCAAATAAACTGAACAATCCAAACTATCCATCCTTTGTTTTGGATAACCCTACACATGAGTTAGTGTGTATACCACAGTTTCACTAACGCCAAGTTTTTTCTGCAAATGCTCTTCAAACAGTGCATGTTGTAAGAAGGAAAGATATGAAATacacatttaaaaatgaagttgaAAATCAAAATGATTAAATGTTATTATTACCATGGATATTACATCTTGATCATAAACATGTCTGCCGATGGAGTTATAGTACAAGTACTCCTTCTTAACTTTGTTGAGAATAAGTAAGTTATAATGATTCATGACGACTAATTCTATGTCGGGAAAATCTTCCAGCGTAGGGCCCATCATTCTTTCCATTTCACCGGGCGAATGTTCCTACCTAGATAAAGCATCATTCTTTCCATTCCACCGGGCGAATGTTCCTACCTAGATAAAGCAAGCGCCATTGGTCAGGTGATTGTAGCAGTAATCTTATACACATTAGGCAATTTCTTCAAAGTATCAAGTAACTTGAGAACAAAGACGTCGATCACATCATCGGGCACCATCTGTTTGCCATCAAGTAATGCATACAGATGAGAACCAGATGGGTGACCCTTCTCGCTGGTCTAGACTAATGTTCTGACGTAATatagaaaaatcaattaattcagTAGGTGACACTGTGATGCATGTTGATGATAATGCATATATATGATTGGAAACTAATGTGGTATGCCAAATAAGAAACAGTAATTATGAATATTATACACTTAATGCTTAAAGTAAATATTATGTATTAATAAACTTCAGCAACCTCAAATATTGATTACTCTAGCAAAAAAGGTTGATCTATCCATTTCTTTGCTTCGCCTTCTGTACCTCCTTCCTTGTGAATGCATATAGAGTCCCCAGTTTTTAGTTGTGCTAGGGAAAATGATTGTCATGGAGACATGGGCCGTGTTTGACATGGTAACCCCCACGATCAACCACGATGGGTCAAACGTGAATAAGACACTTTAAAAGAGAGAAGGATAGAGAAAGGGGGGAGAAGGATTGACAAAAATGCTCATCTTGAGGCAGTGgtaaaatttgatttagaaaatattcaaatttcaagccggtaatgagatatatatctcaagaCGGCAACGAAGGCATGCAACATAGTGACAAGGTACAGCAagtgatatatgatatatatataagttatatattcatatatcaATGATGcgataagaaaatattaaaaaataaatatatatataataaataattaattaattaattaaatttataattaacaataatctTGTCTTTACATGTACTCAAGCCCTTAACCGGAGATCCGAAGATTTTAGTCTAGGGTAATTagtaatagaggcttgcctctaatAGGAATCGAAGagtccataaaaataaaataaataacatttgcaATTCGATATTTCACCCTATGTCTCTTCACCAACACGACACCAAGGTGGGTATTTTTGATCCCACACTGATCTAGCCCGGAGGAAGAGTAGCCCGGTGTGAGCTATGTAGATCTACTCGTCGAGGTCGCCATATAGGAATGCGTTATTGACACCCATCTGATGAAGCTCCCATTTACAATGTAGTTCTATGACATGTAAACACCGAATCGTCGTCATCTTGGCAACTAGTATGAAAGTCTCATAGAAGTCTTACCCCTCGAGCTAAGTGAAGCCTTCAGCAACAAGTCTGGCTTTGTAAAGTTCAATGCTCTTGTCAGCCCAGCGCTTGGTTTTGTAGACCCATTTGTAACTAATGGGCCGTTTGCTAGGAGGAAGACACTCGATGATCCAGGTTCTGTTTTCTTCTAGGGCCCAAATTTCTGTAGTCATAGTGTCACACCATTGACTATCCTTAACCGCTTTACTATAATTCTTGGGCTCAGAATCACAATCTAGAGCATCTAGGAAGGCTTTGTGAGTAGGTGTAAAATGCTCATAAGACAAATAATGTTCAATGGGATAGACCGTACCTAAGGAGATAGATGGAGCCCGGCGTAAGGGGGTGGCTTTAAAGCATACATAGTCATTAAGGTTGAGTGCGCCAGTGGGCTCATATTAACTAGGCACGGAATCTGCTGTAATATGCCCAATGGGCCTATCTGTCATGTGAAGAAAAGCAGAAGCAATGCTAGGTTAGGCCAGATCATGGGCAGTCACAATTTGGGCTTCTTCTTGAGGATGTACAAAAGCAATGGGCGGGCCAAGTACTGATGCTAGAACATCGGGCTAGCCCAAGTCAGGGAGATCATGTGTGCTCCAGGCAATGATAATGGGTCAATTAGGTTGATTGGGCTGAAAATCTGATTTTGTAGTATTgggatgaaaagaaaatattcattCATGAAAAACCACATCTTAGGAAATAAAAAGCTCTTCTGTCTCTAAGTCAAACACCTTCCAGTATTTCTTTTTGGATGGGTATACTAAGAAGACACACCGACGTACATATTCCATGAATTTGTCATTGCTTTTTAGAAGGACTTTAGCAAAACACAAGGAGCCATAGACTCGGAGATGATCATATGATTTAGGCTTCCCGTAGAGAATTTTGAGTCATGACTTTCCCCAGAATAAGGGTGTGGGTGTATGGCTGATGGGGCGGGCCCATAAGTGAATAGGTAAGTAGGCCTAAATTTTTAAAGTTCGAGCCACATTAAGAAGAAGATGTTTGCGCTCGGCCCACCCATTCTATTGAGGAGTATAAGTACATGTAGTTTGACGTATAATGCTATTAGCCtggaaaaaatcaatcaatgacTTACTCATAAAATCTATCCCATTATtactatgtatatttttttattatttgtccAAATTGAGTCATAATCATTTTGCAAAAATCTTGGAGAATATGGGATGTTGAAGATTTCTTTCTCATTAAGTGGCCCCAAGTGCCACGGCTATGATCatcaataatagtaataaaataatatgctCCTAACAAAGGCTCCGTGTGATACAGACCCCACACTTCACAATGCATCACTTCAAACAAAGAATTTGCTTTATTAGTAATCAAAGGAAATGGAGATCTTGTTTGTTTGGCCTGATGACAAATGTCAAAATTCATCACAATCTTTATTCAAAGAAAAACTAGAAATCATACGAAGAATCCGGTTTAACGGATGACTGAGTAGCATATGCCAAAGCCCCATGTTAGTGTTGGTTATCTAATTACCATGAGCACTTGCACAACCGATGCCGTAGACACCCACTTGTAATTCACCCAGTCCAGTCAATCTCCTCGAGGTTGGGTCTTGCAGAACACATCGAGGAGGAAAAAATGTCACCGAGCAATTTCAATCATGAGTTGACTTCCTAATAGATATTAAATTGTAAGTGAAATACGGAATATATATAACATTCGAAATAATGAAATCTTTCGAGAAAATCACAATGCCCATCTCAGCGGCATGGGTTTTCCTCCCATCCGATGTCGTGATTAGGCAAGGACCATGTATTTTTTGTCAATTGACTAGAAAATCGATCCGGCCTATCATGTACTCAGAAGTTCGTAAGTCAAGGATCCACACACCACCAAATTTATCTGTCTTACTCTCAATAGACTGAGAGTTATCATAAGCCTTTAAGGAGTTGACGAGAGACATCAATTGCTCATATTCAAAATTGGTGAGAGTTCGGGTCCCTTATGTCAGTTGTTCAGTTTTGGCTAATTGAGTGGGGCACGAATTAGCCGTCATTGGTGTCCACCTGTCAGCTGACTATTTCTGGAGGATGCTCCCTGAGTTATTGTTGCTGGAGTTGCCCGAACTAGAGTTGCTCTTCCATCCCTATTGTCCTTGCCTTGGTTCCTAATTGGTCGGGTAATCGATTAGCTCCCAGCAATGGGCCTTCTCATGGCCAGTCTTCCCACAATGTTCACACTGTGGTTTGTAATGTAGGTTGATCCAAGCACGATCCCTTCCATAGCTTGCAGCATGAAAGATAACCATTGTTGCTTCCTTCTTGGATTGCCTTCCACGAGTAATGATTCGTCGTCATTCTTCTTATATAATCAAAGAATGTATCTTATTCATGTTTGGGAGAGGTTCCATAAGTCACGTGATTGAGGCCCATAAGGAATTCATGGATTTTCTCTTCGTCTTTCTCCTTGGAAAATTCAAAACCTGCTGCACACATGCATTCCGGAACCACTGAGTATCCAGCAAGCTCATCCTACAAAGCCTTGAGATGCGTGAAGTAGTTAGCCATGTTGCATCCCTCTAGTCGTAATAGGCTAAGCTCGAACTTGATTTGATGAATTCTTGGTGCATTACCCTAAGAGAACCATTGTTTCATTTCATCCCACATCCAGTTCGCATCTTCCATAAATGTCACACTATTCTAGAGTGCCTTCTCTAGTGTGTTGAAGATCCATGATGCAACCATATTGTTTCATGATTCCCACCATTTGAAATTAGAATATGTCAGACCTGGTTTGGTGATCATGCCATCCACAAACCCTAATTTGTTCTTCGCCTTTAACGCTCTTCTCGTAGCTCTTGCCCATGTAGGATAATTGCCTCTGGTCAGAGCATATGAGATGCACATGCTTCCCTGGTTGTCAGAGGGATGTAAGTAAAAGGGAAAAGATTGATGCTTGCTCCTCAGCCATGGCTGCAGTTGCTAGAATTAGAGTTTGGGATTTAGgcaatagctctgataccaaaagaaattttaaagatGGTGATAATTCTCATTCGTGTATTGCATTATACAAGGATGGTTTAATATAGtcaaatgataaaatatattcTCCTAATTTACATATGGTTAGCCTAATATGTACGAGTTAATAAAGAAATGGTATTAATGATTATTCTAATACCCTAATATTCCTTAAAACTATGATATATTTAATATGTGTAATTATTCACATGAtattgaatttattaatatttgatattcgATTGatagaagaatatatatatatatatatacatacatatgtgCATGTTAAGAAATATAGGTGGATATTTTTCAAAaggatatatattataaaaacaagaacaaaacctTAACTTCATTTTCATTAACTCATTTAAATAACTTACAAGGAAGATATTTTACTTGCCACATATCATGAAATTTCTCCTCTCACATATGTGTATCATGGCTACAAGGTATGCAGTCTATCTATCACTGAATAGTTCCAGTGTTTTTATTAGACTTGAGCCCAATTAATGACCCTTGTTCCTTGGTAGAACATCTAGATAAACACCTCAAGATAGTCCTTCACATTCAAATTATTGTATATCCTTCGTCTCATATCATTCACTAGTTCATGTATTGGTCCTATCCCTTTTTCGGATAAACTTGCACAAAATATGGCAATAGATACCTATCCTTATCCGAAAATGTGACCACCCTATAAATAGGGCTCTTAAAAATTCCATTGTTCATTATCTGcaaaatgaagaacaatttTACAatgttataatattaattacacttatgGTCATAAGTTTTAGATAGAAGAGCTTACATGCatacttatgcccgtaagcaaAAGCATAATACCCAAACAAAAGGGGTTATGACCTATGAGTAAGCTAATAAGCCAGTGCATAAGGGTGAGATAGAGAAGCATACGGGCAAGACATATGCCCATAAGGGAGGTCACAAGTACCAGACCGAGAAGCTTACAACTCAGCACTTGTGGCCGTAAGCTGAACCGTAACACCCAAACATAAGACCTTACAGGTGGTTCTTACAGTTGTAAGATGTCCGTACGGCATGTGACCTTTTATCTCTAGGTTCTTACGTCTATAAATGGTCTTTAAAAAATTAGGTATAAAATGATTTACTGAGAGTTTTGAGAGCATTTTTTTGCAGATTAAcaaagggaagagagaaaaagactTCTAGGGGTTTTCTTCCGAGGGTGAGGAAGCAGTTGAGAAGCGTTGTTTGTGGCATTTGTGGAAGACTCATGGGGTTTCATCATCTGTTCCGGATGGATTACCTTAAAGAAGTTGTAatgctttttattgtttttattgcttcTCTTGGATGGTATGATTGTTCTCCATTGATGGAGAACTAAAATTCATGGTGTTTGGGCAAAAATAGAACCTAAGATTTATCCTTTTAATGGCAATGGTTGTAGACTCTCAATtatgtgttattattatattgaatTTCATCATTGCGAGACATGGAATTTCAAGTTTGATGTATGTGTGTGATGATCGAGAGGTCCATTGTATATAAACATACCGTAATTGAAGGGAAAAATAGGGTACTTTGGGATTGATAATTATTTCCCCGTGTTTTTCCCCAATGAGTTAACATTATGGTTCCACTCATCATGTAATCATAGGGAGTAAATttaaggaagagattccaatcaATATTTCATTTGGAATTAAGGGCAACCTCTTTGAGAGATGGATTATCTATTCTTTGGACCCGTGATTTCTCTAGAAAGAGTTTACTTGTATTGTTGTGGTAGGGTAGTCTGCATCAGTGCCTTATAGGACCAATTATTGCTCCCCTTGAGAATGGGAGTAATAGATTTTAAAATCTCTCTCAATTGATTCAATTTGCAACTAACTAGTGCAACCTTATCCAGAACTTCATTTTAAACCTAGGAGAAGTCTATGCCCAGACGCCCCATCTTATGCTTGACTTGTTGTCAATTTATCTTCGCAATTAGTTGACTCAttgttttcttgcttttgtttttgatttgacACCATTGATCTTAGTTTAGGCTGAATAGCAGGACtagagttagtactagtaattcTGAGTTTCTCGTGGATCGATAACCTTGCTCCTCAGTACACGTTACTACTTGATCGAGACGTGCACTTGCATTTTAGAAGTGACATTAGtccttataaaaaaacatgtctTTACTGCACTTAGTTAGGCTAGCTCCCGCCAATGATTGCTCTTAAAAGTTAAATTATTCAATAGGATTTCTTCCCCACACATTTTTAGGGTTCTTGATTTCAGGAAGGAGACTTTAGCGTCAAAATTGGGAAATACTGATCTCGAAGGTCAAAGTGCATTTGTCAACCTAGAAAACCAAATTCCTCTATTTGGGAGCTCAGCTAACTCTAGTAAACTCAGTCCTTTTAATTATTTCCATTTACTGGATGTCAATCTTCAAACTACCCTGCTAGGTTATCAAAGAAATATGCGAATCCGTTGGGCCTTTCTTTGGTTTGGACCAGACATTGAACACCCTGCTTGTCAATTAGTTAGTTGGAAACAACTATATCGGGTACGAGAACAAGGTGGTCTGGGTATTTTGTACTCAAAGGATTTCAACAAGGCCCTGCTGGGGAAATAGTTGTGGAGGATAGCTATAAGTGAAGCCTGATGCAGCTTCAAAGTAATTATGTTCAACTACTTTTAGGATCTTAGTGACTAGAATCTATTCCTCCCAATCCCCAAAATAACATCATTTTTTGGAATGGTATTCTTAGTTGTTTACCGACCTTCAGGGGATGCATCACTCGAGTTATTAGAAATGGGGTAACCACTCTTTTTTGGGCTAACCGTTGGCTCAATGGTCATGCCTCAATTAACATCTGGCCACAGAGTTTTAGAGACTCATCTTTGCCTTGGGGATTTGTAAGAGACCTTGCTCATTTTCTAATTGCACTGCCTTTGGATCTAAACTCAGAAGTGGTGGATTTTTTCACTTAGACCAATGCTTTTTATGCTTAAGAAGAGGATAAGAAATGGTGGAGTTTCATAGCTAAGGGAAGATTCTCTGTCAAATCATTCTATAGTTTCATAAATGATGGAAGCATGTGATGTGAGGGCACCCAAATCATTTGGACTAAGTTGTGTCCATGGAAGATAAACCTCTTTAATTGGTTAgccttgaaaaataaaattctgacCCTTGAGAATCTTGCCAAAAGAAAGTGTAATAAACTCCTAGACCCGACATGTGTCATAGTCACTCAGCTATTGAAACAACTGACCACCTCTTTCTCCAATGCTATTTTGCCGAGTAAATCTGGAACCAATATATAAGCCAACCTTTTCAACTACCTTGTATTCCGAATTCTCTAAAAGATGTGTGGTGCTTATGGAGAAAAATTTTTAGACCCCAATACTTGATATAGGGGATCTTTTGATACAATCGATCACATAGAATCTTTAGATAGAACAGGAAGATggtatttttaatgaaaagtaTGTTCCTCTTCGTTCGATAATCTTAAAGATTGACTAAATGATATTGTTGTGTCTATCTACAGTGGCAGATGGAAGAAGGGAAAAAATGGAGGGTTCCATGATTACTATACCTTGGAGTTCATGTGATTCCACACGGAGACAACTATGGCGAGTAACACCAACAAGGAGGTTCCTCTCAAGTCATGACTAGTACCTACTTTTCTTCTTAACCCAAACAGGAGATTTTTTGTTATCCTAGTGTAAATTCACTCCTAATGGATTAGTTGTTGTTATGTTATTGTTGCTTTTCCCTGGTCCTCTGTCTTGTTAATGTTCTTTCTTTCGTTTTTGTtgtacttcatttttttttttgtttaatgtatatgatttatccatctttgcaaaagaaaagaaagattgcCATTTTCAATAggatatatatgataaaaacaaaaacaaaactttaacaTCATTTTCATTAACTCATTTAAATAACTCTTACAAGGAAATATTTTACTTGTGACATATCCTGAAATTTCTCCTCTCACCTATATGTATTACGGCTACAAGGTACGTAGTCTTTTTGTCACTGAATAGTTCTAGTGTTTTTATTAGACTTGAGCCCAACCAATGGCCCTCTTTCCTTGTAAGAACCTCTGGATAAACACCTCAAGATAGTCCCTCACCTTCAAATTTTTGTACATCCTTGGTCTCATATCATTCACTAGTTCATCTGCTGGTCCTATCACTTGTTCCGGTAAATTCGAACAAAACATAGCAATAGATACCCTATCCTTGTCCGAAAATGTGACCACCCTATGAACAGGGCTCTTAAATATTCCATTGCTCATTATCTGGATAATTAGAACAATGTTATTATAATGTTATAATGTTAATTGCATTTTGTCGAAAGTAACAAGgacaaaaaattctaaaagtaTTTTACCTCCATTTGATCTCCTATATTAAAGATCAAAGCATGAGGGCAAGTTGTCACTGTGATCCATTCACCGTCTTTCATTACCTGAAGTCCCTCTACATCTTTGTCAGGTAAAATTACAGTGATCAGAGAGCCATCGGTGTGAGGTTTGAGGCCGAAGACAAGATCAGACTTCAAACAACATGGATAGTAGTTAAATCTTGCAAATATAGTGAACTTGTCTCCGAGATGGCTAACGAAGAAATCTTCATTAAGTTCCAGTGACTTTGCAGTTGTCTTCAGGACATTCTCAACTAACTTTTTTGTGTTCATTGTGTATTCATGCAAAACATCCCTGCATGCATAATTTATGCAAGCCAGTAATGTATTTGTTTGCCGTAATCTTGGGCATACAGAAAGAGATGAGCTATAATTGGCGAAAACTCTGATTATCATGAGATGCGTCAATGTAACAGTTCACTTCTCAATTTTCTTCAAGAGCTCTTTATGTTCAATGAAGACGTAAACATGATAATCAGACGCAATATAATTTTCAAGCAAGATAAAATTATAGGAGTATGTTCAGTAATCTAGAAGATATAGTTCTctgaattcatgatgattgcGAATGAATTACTTAACCAAAATGTTATTTCTATCAACCACATCTAAACTAAAGCTACGTATTAGTATCTGTTTTTTCTCCATGAGATTTGTCccaaaacaactttttttgacACTTTCATGTTTCTACGAAATAGAGTTTAGAAAACAATTCAATAAGCATGCCTTTTCAGCATTTGGTAATTGACCAtcagttataattaattgaaggAACAAATGATCAGTTTTTCACATCACATGCTATACTTTTATGAAGCTTCATGACAGTAAAGACTATCCAATACCTCAAAGAATTTGGATTTGTTGGCCAATGTTCTAGTTTCCTTGCATCTTCAGGTTGGACTAAGAGATAAAGGCGGTCAGTCCAGTCAAGGATCTGGCCTTCTACTATAATTTCATCACTGCCATATCCCTCTTGTCCAAACTTTCCATCTCTTATATTGCTATATTTTTGCTTCTCCTCCATTGGAAGTTTAAAGAAAGCTCTTTCAACATCTCGTAGTTCATCAAGAAAGGATGGTGCCATGCCATGATCTATCACCTAAAACATGAGATTGGCGCATGCAGTAAATATGCATAAAATGAATTCATTAATGAAGAAATCAGAAATATAATATCAGTGGCCATTGTgtcaaagtatatatattagCTTGCACGATAGAACTAGTAACTAAAAGGGTAGCAATCAAACCAAATTCTTGGCTTTGTTTTGTTCTCGCTTTTTTCATAATTCACACCAAAGAGCTAATGAAAAAGGAAACAAGGCCTCAATTGCTGTTGTTTTGCATGAAGcttcaaaacaattttaaagatTGGAGATGAATACAAGTGAAGTCAAGTAGTAGCAACAGTAAAATACATACTCCCTATTTCCAATCGAGAAAGTTGAATCATTACTgtaaatttagaataaaaagaaacaaagccGATGAGAAACAAACTCAGCAATTTAATGAAAGGGAAATCACTGGCGGGAAAATCAATTGCTATGAAAGATGGTGAGGTGGAGTCGGTTGGTTTAAAGATGGCTAAATTGGCAGATGACGTGTCAGAATCCTCATTGGCTGGACAATGGACAAAAAGGAAAAGGAGGAATAATGTAAGGTTCTCGGACTTTGTTCACACCTGACGGCTGGCAGAAGGAAAGGATATgattggaggaggaggagaaagtTACAATAGCTATAAAAGGAGGAAGCAGTGAGGGAGAATGATATCCGAGAAGAATGAAGAGGACTTGAGGCCTGGATCTGGCCTACCGACGATCACTAGTGACCTAGACAGGAGGAAAGAGATTCCCAatatttttactgttttctagcTTATTTTCAGTAGATCTACAACTCTATTGATTCTATTTTCCACTTAGAAGTTTGTTGGATCTTAATTACTGATTTCTCTGAATTTATTGCTGCATAAGTACTGGATTATCTCGTATTGAGTTGATTTAGCTGGAATTCTTCTCAATATTAAGTGATCATTGCTGGGAGAGTGTGTCCTTATTGGAGATTTCTATTCTGTTGATTTAGAGTCTACAGATCAATAGAATTTCATTACAAGCTCATAGTTTGTGGTTTTTATGGGTAATAATGGAACAGTTTCAATagcaaaaaatttataacatatgCTTCACTACCACAGTCCAACATGTATGATAAATtccattcatttattattagcaCATTGCCATCTCATTTATTTATGGCAATTCAACAGCCAGTATGAGATTTGTATGTTCATGAATCAGAACATGTCTGCTAATTGAGATTTGTACCATAATATTTATCTCAACATATTATCCAaaagcagttttttttttttttattaaaaagtggataaaccactttcaTTAGAAGCATCTCTCCTTTTTGCAATCAATAATGTTATGACTAGTGAGTATATGGTAACGAGAGATGATCCGAGGCAGAAGGATATGTTAGGACTCATGGGGATGTGATTATGAGAGTTAATCACAAGGCACAAAGAGATATAAAAAGGAAGTGAGGGCTTGGAAAAGAAAGCAGCGAAGAAGCAAAGAAGCATTGGGCTTGTTGGTTGATCTCCGGTGATCATCTCCGGCAATCGACGCAGGAGGGAAGTTATTCCCGTAAATCTAGTAATTTTCATTCTGTAATCACTGGATCTATAGATCAGTGAGTAGAGTAGTGTCTTTTGGTTTGTGGCATGATATTGTTCTGAGATCTAtttggatgatgatgatctgaatgttttgatggtgaatTTATGCTTAATTGTTGCTAGATTGGTGTTTCTTCAGTTAAATTGTCATTAATCTGAAGATCTATTTGATTTGAGACGCATTCTGTGAATTGAGTTGATTGTGGATTTGTTCTGAGAATCAGGAAACAATTAATTCACAgccaaaacaaattaataattgaataaaaaactaGTTGAATTAATTCAATTACTTGACCAAATTAAATGCCAATATATCCAATTACAATATAAATAgtatctaatttttaaataaaagaaaaactttaatGATCACTCTGACAATTTAAAGAAAGTTGAAAAAAATTCCATCTTATCATAACTAAATCATATATAACCTTACTTTGGTTTCTCTGCTTTTCCCTGTTTTTTACTCAaccaaaaaatcatttatttcatttctttatcattcaaaaccctaacaaaggaaaaagaaaaacagaaacaaaccctaaaaatctcatcttttctcAATTCGTCATCAACCCAAACAAACCCAAATTCCAAAAGGAGGAGAAGAATtaaggaaaagatggaaaagagctCACCTGAAACATGCCCCAGGACTGAAGAGCAGTCTTGATCTCCTCGGCCTCATCCGGATGGCCGAGATGGACGACGGGAAGCGGAGCGGTCAGCGGCGGCGGAGCATCGAGTGGGTGTTGGGACTCATCTTTGACGATATAATCAGTGGGCGGTGCTTCGCCGGCCTCCGCCCTGGCTTGGACCATCTTGCGGTCGGTGGTCAGGCTCTTCACCGGTGGGCTCATCGGAGCATCCATCGATGAACTCAAcgaagagaggaagagaaacGAGAGCGTTGGTCTGTAGTCGCGGATGGCTGGCTGGTTTTGTCCAAACTTTCATGCCAAGTGCCGTGTGGTGTGCATGCGAAATTGGCAATATACccttataaatatgtatattatatttacttttgtgtttctacttattatttatttatttatttattttcaatccaaaattaactaaaaatttaattttaaaaaattactattttctttTACCCCCTCTCtccatttaattatatatatatacaatgtaATCTGGCacgttttatatatttaaaaagtaagtgtgaaaaatcaaataaaacagaaaaagTATATAACAGTATCATAAACAGTaacaaatattttgtattatttaagcATGGTAGGTGAAATGtccttgtttgtttatataagcTAATATTTAGCTTTAgtagaaataaattttatcGAATGTGATTGATGGTGACACTAGGTAGATTATGcatcccaatttttttattgtgttactatttataaatacggTAACAATAAAGCAAAAGATCATTATGAGTGTTGGATCCCCATCCAACGGTTCAGAATGAATATATTTAGATTTTCAACCTATGCCTGTGCGTAGATGATCTCGCcccgtgtatatatatatatttgtgtttctacttattattttttttttcaatccaaaattaaaaaaaaatttatttaaaaaaaatattatttcttttaccCCTTCTctccatttgattttttaaaattatatatatatatatatttttcaaatgtgAAAAAAGCCCCGAGGTGCACTGACTGCGCTTTGAAAGAAACCgaactcttaatttttttttttttttgttgtaagttAATCTTATTATTACTTGTCTATCTTAAcattggttt
This region of Dioscorea cayenensis subsp. rotundata cultivar TDr96_F1 unplaced genomic scaffold, TDr96_F1_v2_PseudoChromosome.rev07_lg8_w22 25.fasta BLBR01000998.1, whole genome shotgun sequence genomic DNA includes:
- the LOC120255427 gene encoding probable 2-oxoglutarate-dependent dioxygenase ANS, whose product is MDAPMSPPVKSLTTDRKMVQARAEAGEAPPTDYIVKDESQHPLDAPPPLTAPLPVVHLGHPDEAEEIKTALQSWGMFQVIDHGMAPSFLDELRDVERAFFKLPMEEKQKYSNIRDGKFGQEGYGSDEIIVEGQILDWTDRLYLLVQPEDARKLEHWPTNPNSLRDVLHEYTMNTKKLVENVLKTTAKSLELNEDFFVSHLGDKFTIFARFNYYPCCLKSDLVFGLKPHTDGSLITVILPDKDVEGLQVMKDGEWITVTTCPHALIFNIGDQMEIMSNGIFKSPVHRVVTFSDKDRVSIAMFCSNLPEQVIGPADELVNDMRPRMYKNLKVRDYLEVFIQRFLQGKRAIGWAQV